Proteins found in one Sardina pilchardus chromosome 11, fSarPil1.1, whole genome shotgun sequence genomic segment:
- the LOC134095828 gene encoding uncharacterized protein LOC134095828, giving the protein MICKPSHTLMLTFGIWMAVLHTGSPVETEGVSQPTPLMTAKIGTAATLECFIPPNRVNDPIVWYKQGVGQMPRVLGTAQHFVSPILYGEFNNSRFSILKGSGSPHLSISNIQLSDEASYFCGVRIVYDIHFGNGTYLFVEEKDQLRSTDVIQATLSGPVLQGHSETLECVVLTNNTTKDLRVFWFRPASGGSHPGVIYTNKSWTGPCEGRCVYSLPKKDVNIFDAGTYYCAIATSGQILFGNGTAIVISEPVNTVLVGLVVALGCCVTLMIFLVWLNCQKRVTCDNCKMRDLQHVRDFDIRQRSGQAGAAEGLNYAALSFSKKDPRGKRTKRELPPDAVYSAVNL; this is encoded by the exons ATGATCTGTAAACCATCTCATACCTTAATGTTAACTTTTGGCATTTGGATGGCTGTTTTGCATACGGGAT CTCCTGTAGAAACCGAGGGGGTCTCTCAGCCTACTCCGCTGATGACGGCCAAGATCGGCACGGCTGCCACTTTGGAATGCTTTATACCCCCCAACAGAGTGAATGATCCTATAGTTTGGTACAAGCAGGGTGTTGGGCAGATGCCACGGGTGTTAGGGACAGCTCAGCATTTTGTGTCTCCTATACTCTACGGTGAATTCAACAATAGCCGTTTCAGCATACTCAAAGGATCCGGATCACCCCATCTGTCTATATCAAACATTCAGTTATCTGATGAAGCTTCTTACTTCTGTGGAGTCAGGATTGTTTATGATATTCACTTTGGAAATGGAACATATTTGTTTGTGGAAG AAAAAGATCAGCTGAGGTCCACAGATGTGATCCAGGCCACACTTTCAGGTCCAGTTCTCCAGGGACATTCAGAGACACTGGAGTGTGTTGTGCTGACTAACAACACAACTAAGGATCTCAGAGTGTTCTGGTTCAGACCCGCTTCAGGAGGTTCCCATCCAGGGGTCATTTACACCAACAAGAGCTGGACTGGGCCGTGTGAGGGTCGCTGTGTCTACAGTCTCCCAAAGAAGGACGTCAACATCTTTGATGCTGGAACCTACTACTGCGCCATAGCCACAAGTGGACAAATCCTGTTTGGCAATGGAACAGCAATTGTCATTT CTGAACCAGTAAATACTGTACTGGTTGGTTTGGTTGTGGCTTTGGGTTGCTGTGTCACATTGATGATTTTTCTTGTTTGGTTGAATTGCCAGAAGAGAGTTACATGTGACAACTGTAAGA TGAGAGACTTGCAGCATGTTAGAGACTTTGATATCAGACAAAGAAGTGGTCAG GCTGGTGCTGCTGAGGGCCTGAACTATGCAGCGTTGAGTTTCTCTAAGAAGGATCCCAGGGGCAAGAGAACTAAGAGAGAGCTGCCACCAGACGCTGTTTATTCTGCTGTTAATCTCTGA